The following nucleotide sequence is from Rattus norvegicus strain BN/NHsdMcwi chromosome 13, GRCr8, whole genome shotgun sequence.
TAACCTCACCTCTTGAACAAGAACTAGAGACTGCTGATTGCAAATTAGAATGCAAATTTCTAtccattttaattttcagtaagTTCCTATTGAGAGCTACTGATTTGAGTAACTTTCAAGTGCTGAAGTAGTTTTCATGGTGTTGGGTTCCCAGGAGTTGACTCAGGGTCAACTGTTTTCAGGAAATCAGTTAGGAGGCAATCTTAAAATGCTGTCAGAAAGAGTAGCTAGCATCCCCAGTAGAGAAAACAACTTTCTCTTTTCAgaaagtaaattattttaaatgacatAATGTGCAATCACATGTAAATAAGTAATTGAGGATACTGGTTGTGTTAGCCAAATTTCAGTGACTACAGCAATATACAGGAGAGGAGcgattttaaaaagagaaacggTTTACTGTGACTCATAGGTTGGGATGTCTCAGTGCATAGTCAGTTGGTTCCGTTGGCCTTGGACCTGTGTTGTGCAGTCAGTATACCATGTTGAGACACATGATGAAACTACTACTTGTTCTGTGACTACAAGAAACAAGACACAAGAAGGGACCACATATTCTGTTATCAGTTTTAAGTTTGAAACCACAATGGCCAAGCTTTATGCCTAGGTCCCAACTCATAAAGGGTTTTCTGCATCCCAGTAGTATTAGGACATGGCAGGTTAAGCCTTCAACAGACAGGCTTTTAGGGGGCATTCATCCATGTACAGCATCTAGTAACAGTAGCTTTTCAGAAAGTATAAatacaaggaaggaagaagagaggctgGTGGCTAGCAGTAACCATGGTGATAGGGACAGAGATTGAACATGGCTCCGCAAACTTACCTGTGTGTTACTACATGGTTTAGACTGAGCATGTCATCATCATGTCAGTTTTCAAAACAATCATTTAGATGTTAACATTATCTTCAGATCAAAGACATAAGGAAAGTCCCTTGATGGTCCAAAGAGGGCTGAGATATGAACCTACAAGCGGACCCAGGTTCAGGTTAGTCTCAAACTACATGGAGTCCAAGTTGCCTTGAGCCTCACCATCTGCCTGTTCCATCACACCTAGCATTGGGATGACAGGATTTGCCACCCTGCCTGGCAAGCTTTCTGTCTTCTTGTCTCTAAAAGTCAGTATATTCACAACCTAGTACGCATGGAAAAAGGGAATTCCCTTTATGGAAAGTATGACACTGTAGTTTGTAATAAGAACATAACCATCAGGGCTGGCACTGGGACTCAGGGGCAAGTTCCTCTGCTCATGCCTGGATGCCAAAAGAGAAGGATCATGCACAAAAGTGGAAAATTttataagattatttttaatggaaGATATTATAGTCGATAATGTAAACATAGCTATCAAGCCGAGGAAAAGGTTCAAAGATAGAGAGCTCTTGCTTAACATGTGTGAGGCCCTAGAATAGATTCGAAGAATTCTAGTAGAGAGGAGGTTGAGGGGAGGAAAATCTATTGCTGGAGTCATTCCCAAAGAACTCGTTTATCTGTTGGAGGCACTGGAGAGTAACCAAGACTCTAAGTGCTCGAACAACAAGCAGCTGATTCTCAAAAATCAGCATTATAAATATGATTGATAGTACATTAAATTTGCTGGCAATGAGGGCAGACTGGTGCTCAAACTAAATCATATTAGGATGGCATATCCTTCATGTGAACTGCATTTTAAGTTATTTACACTCCTCTTGCAAGTAGTACATAGAAACAGCCATTCTAAGCAAGCAATTCTAGACAAGCATTGCTGGGCTATCTCTGTAATGCTATACATCATGTAACCCTTTGTGGTGATCAGCGAAATCTGTAAACAGTTACCTGAGAAGTTGAATACAGTTCTAGATGTACAGCATGGAACACATTCTTGAAATATGTTTTGTGTCCTTGGTTTTCAATAGAGTATGATATGATGACAGGCCTTAGGAATATGTATtgacattagaaatgtaaaacaTCTCTCTACCCCTACATTGACTGGCTAACTTGAGTAAGTTTCTATTGAGTGACGTTTACCTGTAGAACACTATTCTAAAAACTAGAAAGCTAgcataaaacaaacagacaaggtCATGTTCTGCTATCATTTATGTTAAAGTCATAGATGGTTACTTCTAATCTCTGCATACATCAATAGGAGGTGACATCAAACAGTGGGGAAAACATTGAAAGTCTCCTGAAAGAGATAAATGGGTGGCCGATGTACCATGGGTTTAGAAGCTTTGTCTGGGCACGATCATAAGATGTTCATAAATGACTCAACAGGAAGGATCTGTGAGCTTATAAAATGCTCCCAATAAGAATGAATGTAGTAGTTTTGAAGAGAACGGGAGGTCTATATAGGGAAGTGTACCAGAGAGCTGGGGAAAAGATTAAGGAATGAACGGGGATCCTTCAATATTAACCAGAATAAGAAAGTCATTTTTTATTCTCACTGAAGTGTGTGATATTATGTAAGAGAAGAACATTTCATTGTTTCTTCTTACACATGAATATTCATTCAGTCTGCATTAATAAAGCAGAGCATAATCATATGAGACAGCTCATAACACTAACACGAGAAGCGCATAGAAAAGACAAGTGAACTGGGGCAGCATGGGAAGGCCTGGCAGATACAGTGTCTATCCCGGTCACTCACCTTTTAATTTCCTATTCCATCTGGTTCAGAGGCAAAGTAAAGAATTCATTTTGTCTTCATTTACTCAGTATAAGACTCCCTAAGTCCCATCTTGTGAGAGACTGATGCTGAAGAATAAAACTGCCACtgctcaaaacacaaacaaaaaaaaaccaaaacaacaacaacaaactgggAAGAAGTTGAATGGAGAGAGAGTGAATGTGCATCTTAGAAAAAGGGGTTAACCAAGAGCTACTACGAAAGAAATCGGTTATGCCGCCCTGGGTAAGAGATTTGactggggaaggggttgggggcgATGAAGAAAaagatggaagacagaaaagTTAAAGGGAAAGAAGAATTCTCTCAACCAACCCTCTGAAGGTTGTAGGTTAAGGCTGCTAAAATTTAAAgttgggtggagggagggaaggggaggggaaggggaggggaaggggaggggaaggggggaggggaggggaaggggagggaagaagagcatgagagagagagaggagagagagagagagagagagagagagagagagagagagagagagagaaactaaagaTAGACAGTCTACCCTTCTAATAGATGGTACAAATCAGAAATACTGAGGGGAGAAAAATGACAGTCTAGTAAGATATATTGTTCCCAATTTTCTTTTAGCTTTAGGCACAGAATCCAATATTTACTTCCCTCATTCTTCTGTgaattagcaaaaaaaaataataataataataataatacttgtGTAATTATGTTCATCCATTTAAGATATAAACACTGTAGCTTATTTTAGTTTAAAGAAAAACCTGAGCTGGAGCTTGGAATCCCAGCTGAAGATGACTTGGGGGGCAGCTCAGAACTGACGGAAGTAAATTAGCACACACCCACAGAAGAGCCTGCGGTTGCTCCACGAGCCAAATATTCTGAGAGCGTTGACACCCAGGAAAATcacaaatttaatatttcaagCCTCCAAGATGAATGTTACAACATCTGAACAAGGATAAATGTCATGATTATTCAATTACCTTACTTCCCAGGGTCTTATTTATCACCAACTTTCCCAGCATGCCCATCTGTTTACTGGCAAATTGAATAATGCCCCCTAAAGGGCATAGCATACTCTTAAAAACAGCTTGTCCCTAAACTCTGGGATTTCACAGCATTGGTACAGAAATACATGCATCGTCTCTAGTTATAAATACTTCTAAAAAGACTGTACTGGcctcaatatattttatttttctgcttattacatttctttttagtGATACTTCTCCCATTTAAATGTCATTTGTCGGGACAATGTGTGAAatggacagacacagagatacacatttTTATCACACTAATGACAGTTGCACAGTCTTCTCTTGCAGGATTTCTCAAATGACACTCGGtgcagcttcccagcttctgcatTTGCCCACAATTATTTAATTCAGCTCCTACTGTGAGGATAGAGTGTACTGTTTTTAGATGACCACTTCCTCACTAATGTTTAGTATTTCTTTAAAGGCGTGATCTAAATGTAGATGCGTTTATTAAGACAATGACAAGACTATTGACTGTGAGACTGAAGGTGTTACCTTGGGGCTTTTAAATGGACCATGGTGTTCTGAAACGCTACAGGTTGACACAGTACAGACTTGTAGATGGACtgagacagatgatagatggatggatggatagatggacaaactgaaggaaatgtacacagatgcacacattcaGCCTTCTGCAGCCCTGAGTCTTGTTTGGAGTCAATggacaagagatagaaaatatgaaaaaaggaATTGATTCTGACCTAAATATGTAAACTTGTTCTCTTATTACTAAAATGATGAAGTATCATAACCATTCATGTGACACATCATACTAAGCAATGCAAGTAATTTGGAGCTGTTTTGTCACACACAAGAAGATGggtatacatatgtacaaatgATACACTGTTGTATATAAGCAAATAGAGTATCACTGAGGAATCCTGGGGAATTATAGTCCATGAATGAATGTCCATAGTTATCAaggactatacacacacacacacacacacacacacacacacacacacacacacaaatactcactCTCATGTGATCATCTATGTTGTTAGTTACTTTCCATCCCATAATTTAACCCAACACATAGAGTGTCCTCATTCACTGGTTTCTTCACTACCCACATCAACAAATGACTGTCACTAAAAGAGTTGGAAAACTGGTTTCTTTCTCATCTCCTTTCTCAAGCACATAACTCTGATCATTGTCTCCTTTCCCCTGTGTTATTCTGTGACTCTCTAGGAGCCTGTGGGTCACTGGATTCCATTACTCCTGGAGCTATTTTCCAGCTCCACACAACAGCCAAAGTGACCATTCATGAAATATCCACACATGGTAGTGAAGATGAGAACTGACTGTACCAGGTTATGATCAAGGAATGAAAGTCTTAACTGGGAAGCATGCACAATGCCCCATCCCTTGAAGAAGGAGTACATGGAACACCTGTTCCCCATAATCCTGCCCCACGAACCAAACTGTATGAATTCTCCATGAAGAAAAGCTAGGTTTTTGGTAtcaaaagaaaggggaagggatgtTCCAGAATCAAAAGAAGGATGTACACATGTTCATGATGGATTTCTCATTGTTTCAAAATGAACCTAGAATAACACAAATGCTAACTTTATTGCCATTTGAATTTATTGTTGTTGGGGATAATTTGTACTTTATTGGAGTAAATTATAGCAACAGCAGATTGTAACTTTTTAATGTCTTTGTCAAAATAAGGTCAACAGATGTCTATAGCTCCATATACCTCTTATTCCTTAAATAATCTCAGATTACTTAAATTCCTTTGGGAACTTTCAATTTAGAATGTACATTTTCAAAGTTTGAGGGGCATTGCCtatgaaagaaaagacaaaaatgtatTGCCAAATATGCTCAGAGTTATTGGCTTTAAAAATCTTTCTTaacatatttaatttattatcattattgtgcCAAAGCCTCAAGGTGGCCTGAGACTTGCTTTCCCTCATCTCAGATTCCAAATCCtcagattacaggtatgcactaccaccACAGGACTTACCAAAGATTAAAAATAGTAACATACATTGTGTTCCCACCAGAAGACAGCATAGAGCACACCCACGATGGTTTGATCTGGAAAGGCTCTTTATAAAGAATTACTTCAGAATCTTATTCCAAGAAatccacacacatacccatgaCCTACTTCACCACACATCTGGTGTTTCTGAGCAAACAGAAATATCATTACACTGTTTAGGGAAAGAGAACACCAAGGGACACAAGAAAAAAGTTACAGTGAGAAGAGACTTGTATTATTACCTTTAACcttagtatttttgaaatattCTGTCACATTTCTGAAAAGCACTctttattcccaattttctgcTTTCCCAGATGACTTTGAAATGCCAAGCTGCTGTCTCAAGGTAGAAAAGCCATCTCTAGACCTTTCCTGAACTTCTATTATCATTGCCAAAGAAACGATCAAGCATCTTAGAGCAGGGGAAAATGAGCAGGCTCCACTCAGATCAGCAAAGTTGAATAAGTCAAGAAtaggggaaggaaggaacagGAGGTTTGGAAGCCATTATCCCACCTGTTAAGTTAGGGGTGACAATATCTATCACATGACAGAGTCAAGAGACAGTTAAATAGATCCCTACCAAGGAGAATGCATATTTTTTTTgagcttttcaaaatataatttaaaactattttgtaCCAGTacaatatattaattttacaaatgTAAAGTTTTTGTCGGCCATTAAAGCATTTGCAAAAACCACATTCTACTTCTGCTTTATTGCACAATATctataagaaaatattaattttaaattagaaaacataaaaatgcttTCAATATAGAAGAGACCATCTGATTTTAAAGACAATACTCTTTAAGAATGTCTAACAAACTTTCACAGGATACCAAGCTGGACAGACGCTTCAGCGAGATTGGTACAAAGCTGTTTTAAACCAGTCTGAGATCCTTAATGCGACCTGTATTATCATTCTTCATTAAGAGTCTAGACACCACCCAAAGTGTTCCTTACACTTCCAAATGTTGAGGCAGCTTCAGTGTGATCCTCGGTGAACACGCTGAACATGTGACATGCCATCCGTGTCAGAAGCAGCACTCGATAGCAATGCCAGGATATTTCCCTTCAAGCACACTCCCTCTGCgagctgtttttaatgactgTTAGTGACCAAATATAATTTATGGTGATAGAAAacatacattaaatacatttttaaaacctcagcctttacaaaaaaaatcagtttataaATTTGCATCATAAAAATTAGTGTCGAAACCACTAAGGTGGCCTTCGTTTAATATGGTTGTATATTAGTTGGTTTTTCCCAGAGTCAGGGTGGCAGGGGTTCCACTTCTCTATGTAGTGTAATTAGGACACAAATCCAGGCACTAAGCTGGAGTCCCAAGACAAATTGGTTAATGAGTTTGTACAGAGAACGTTAGTGGGATAGAAGCCTGGACCAATGAAACAATGCAGGTGTTAAAATACTGGCCTAAACTTCGGTAAGAATTCAGTTCACCTCAGACAAACATAAATTTGGAAGTACAAATGGGAAATGTTCACATAGACACTGTTGATGGGGTTAAATGTAccagaaaatacaaagaatccTTACATATTGGAGCAAGGCTCCCCTGGGTTCATGTGTAGGCCACATGTCATAACATTGACTCAACCTTGAATGTTTTCAAATTGACACCTTTGTGGCCTGGCAGCGGATCTTTTAGAAGTTGGGCCCTGCACAAGCAAAGTCAAATATGAGATGGACACATATCTGCCAAGAATTATTAAATAGTGGTTGTGCATTCTCAAGTCTGTAATAGGTAGACAGAATGATCAAAGCCCTGGGAGCTTATAAAAGTCCCTTCCTTAGGAGTCAAAGCAGCTGCTATTATGGAAGCTGCATTTTTCAGAACTGCTCAAAGCACCTCATCTAGAcgagtgttttaaaaatatatacttataaaaaGTCTACAGTGAGACTTCAAACACCACACAGTTCATTCACCGCACAGGTGTATCATGGACCCTTAAAGTCCTTCAGAATAAAATAAACTCTCATGTTCcattagaaaaaaatggagacaTTCAAGGTCAAAATTTTCTCTAGATTCCCCCAAATCTTGGTACTGTGTGCAATTTCCTCACATACAGGTTTTGAGGAAGCCCCTGATCATCTACCATGCAATAGTCAGCTACTGGACATGCCAGAGAAAAATTACATGATAGTAGTAAATAGATTaaaatctattccacaaaattaaaaaaaaaatctatgatttCCATTTAAGTATGTCTCTGAAAAGCTAAaaggaggttttgtttgtttttcaaaagtgCTAATTATTACAAGTCTCTTGTAATACACATGatgtacaattaaaaaaaaaaacaaaagcaaacaaaaacctaaaTGACCTGCTTTAGGCACACTGCTGTTGTGtatctaaggggaaaaaaaatcgcTTGTCCATCAAGCCTGCTTCCTTAGTTTTACTGAAGAAGAACTTCTCCAGGACGCTGGCGCACTTGTAGTACTCGCTCTCGGGGGGGTTGTACTCCTTCCGGTTGGTGAACACTCGCTGTAAGTCCGCCATGAATAACTTCTTAGACACATAGTACCTGTTCCTGAGGCGTTCACTCATGGTTTTCAGATCCATGGGGAACCTTATAACTTCATAATATCCCGGAGCTTCTGTTCGCTTCACTGGTTCCATGAAGGGCCAAGCGCTTTGATGGCTCTTCACCTGCTGCAGGATGTTCTTGAGCGTGCTGTAAAGCTGCTCAGGGTCTTTGGGctctttacttttctcttttccacTTGGTTTCCAGCCTGTCTCTCTGATTCCAGGAATGCTTTCTATAGGAATCTGCCGAACTCCATCTTTGAAACatgaaagtccagggtagacttTTCGTATCTGAGCTTGTTTCCTTTCAATAAGCTTTTTAATGATCTCCTTCTGCTTTTTAATGATGACCGAGAACTCTGTGTATGGGATCTGAGGGCTCAGTTCACACCCCATCAAAGTGGCTCCTTCATAATCCTTGATGTAGCCAACATATTTGGTTTTaggtattttgatttctttggagAAACCCTGCTTCTTGAAGTAGCCGATGGCATACTCATCTGCGTACGTGAGGAAGTTGAGGATCTCGTGCTTTATGTGATAGAGAATGCATATTTTTTAAGTACCGAATAAAACTATGTTGGTTACATAACGGATGACAAGTAGTTTTATAATTAGCATTTGTTTACAGACGTCTGATACTATGCCATGCATGGAGAACCTAAAAAGGTTCTGATGTCCTCAAATTCTCCATATTGACTACAGCCATATGGGGGAAAAGGCAGCCAATGTGCTGCTGTTTAATAAACCAAGTCAATGAGTAAGCCCAGTGTAATTATGGCTCAGCTCAGGAAACTGATAGGAAATGGTTTAGTAAGCAGAAACAGCATTCATTTACGATCTTGGAGCATCAATCTTCATCATCACTTCCTTTAACCCACAAGTTCTTCTTGTGCCTACaattaagagaaaaatcactgcCAAGTAGACTTTTCTTCAAGAGAGAATATACCACAAATTGAAACTGTCGAAGTTGCTCATTCTGTAGATAGGGAAGGAATGAGAGGGGCCTGGGTCTCAGGGCATACAGAAGAAAGACAGCATCTGTTTCTGGTGACTGGCACCAGGCAGCCACAACTTCAGTTAGGTAGCAGAACACAGGGTTACAGTAAGTGAAACTGCATTCACACCATGAGCAAGGAAAAGTGGGTCAGAGGAAATGCTGGAGTTTGTTCCTGAACTTTCAGCTGAGATGGTCCATGAAAATATGAAAGATGGGCTGAAGAGAGGAGCCAGCAATTGAATTAGGTGCTATCTAAGCAAGAGGATTGGCGTTTAGATCCAAAGAACCTGCTTAAATACAGGACACATCAACAGCTAGTGTGTGATTTCAGCTTCAAAGGGCAGAGACTGGAGCTCTCTGGACAAACTGACAAACTGTATCATTGAGCTCTGGTTATGAACGacagactctgactcaaaaatgAGGTAGAACAACAATGGAGCAAGTATCACAACCTAAGACTCCTTCCTTCCCATTCACGCATTTGCATGTGTGCCTACAAGCATGCAGGCAGGCCTCTTAGGGAGGTCAGATCTGATTGAATCCTATGGAACTACTTTCTGAAACAcaacattatcatcatcaccaccatcatcttcACCCCTATCCTCACCATCACAAACAGCTgaggctagagttacaggcaggaAGTCATACCCATCGGCATTGACGAGGGTTCTTGGGACCAAAGTCTGGTCCTCTTGCTTACACAGCAATCACTTCAAACACTGAGCCCAGAAAACAGAAGATTTCTCACTGGGATACACGTGATAACTTTTAGAACTGAGGATTATATCTTAAAATGTGGTCTAAATAATTGtgtgatctgattttttttcttgaggtttCTTAGTGATTGAGA
It contains:
- the LOC134481594 gene encoding histone acetyltransferase KAT2B-like: MGCELSPQIPYTEFSVIIKKQKEIIKKLIERKQAQIRKVYPGLSCFKDGVRQIPIESIPGIRETGWKPSGKEKSKEPKDPEQLYSTLKNILQQVKSHQSAWPFMEPVKRTEAPGYYEVIRFPMDLKTMSERLRNRYYVSKKLFMADLQRVFTNRKEYNPPESEYYKCASVLEKFFFSKTKEAGLMDKRFFFPLDTQQQCA